Within the Desulfovibrio sp. genome, the region GGTCAGCGCCCACTGCTTGGCGTACAGGGCCTTGAGGCCGTTTTCCAGCAGCATGTCCAGGCTTTCCTTGAGCCCAAGGATAAGCCCCACGGGCGAGGTAAAGAGGGTCTGCCCTTTGTGGACGTATTCCCGCTCTTTTATCAGATTGAAGTAAAAGCAGCCCGGAGTCAGCTTTTCAGCGCAGGCCCAGGCCCGCTCGGACAGGGCAAGCAGGGCCAGGCCGGGTGGCAGCATGAGGCCTTTTTGCGAACCCGTGAGCAGGCAGTCCACGCCCCATTCATCCATGGGGCAGGGGGAAAGGCCCACCGCAGAGATGCCGTCCACCAGCAGCAGGGCCTGGCTGTCGCGCGTGATGCGGGCCACTTCTTCCACCGGGTGCAAAACGCCCGTGGACGTTTCGGAAAGCTGTATGAGCACGCCTGCAATGGACGGATCGGCGTTAAGGGCGGCTTGCACGGCCTCAGCCGTGACCACCTCGCCCCAGGGCACGATGATGGATTGTACCTCAAGGCCGTGCGAAATGGCGATTTCGCGCCAGCGCTGACCAAATTTGCCGCCTTCGACCACCAGAACCTTCTGGCCGGGGGCAAAAAGGTTGTACACGGCGGCCGTCATGGCTCCCGTGCCGGAACAGGACAGGGGCAGCACCGTGCTGGTGGTGCCGAAAAGCGTCTTGAGGCCGACCTGCACCTGCGCCATGATTTCTTTGAATTCACCCTTGCGGTGGTGGATCATATCCCTGGCCAGAACAAGGCGCACGCGCTCCGGCAGAGGCGTGGGGCCGGGGGTGAGCAGGCGAAACTTGTTGAGCATGTGGCTGTTCCTCGTGGTTTACGCGCCGTATGATGCGTGTTCCTGTTGCGCCGTAGATATACGGTTGCCGTTCCGTCCGTCGGAGTGCGACAGCATGAAGTATTGCAGGTCAGCAGTTTGCGCCCGCGAGCCTCCGGCGTCAAGCCTTTGCGGCGTATGCGCAAGGCGGCCCGCCGTGTTTTTCGGTGGGCTTGCCGGGTTGCTGGCCAGGCCGTCGGCATGACCGCTGGCCAGGCCGCCAGTATGGTTGCTGCCCGTAGCCTGCCGGATTGCCTGGCAGGTTGCCAGCACGGGGACTGCCGGGTCGCAGCCGGGTCGCAGTCAGGTCGCAGCCAGGTCGCCAGTGTGGTAGCCGCCACCTGACCAGCCGGGTTGTCAGCCATGTCGCCAGCCGGACGCAGAGCGCGTCCGGAGCGCCTGCCCAGCTGTTTTGCCGTGTAACCGGGAGCCTCGTTACGCAAAACCTTTATTATTGCTGCTGTTGCTGCTGCGCGTTCATGGCCCGTATGGCCTCAAACGTCAGGCGCAGCGTTTCCATCTGCTCCACCAGGGCATGATCCCCGGGGCTGCCTGATATGGTAAACAGCATGCCGGGATTGTCCAGCACGGCAATGAGGTCAAGCACAAGCACCGTGCGCCCGGGAGTGGTCTTGATGTCAAGGCTGCCGGGTCTGGCGGCAAAGGCTTGCAGGTTTTGGCGTATGACCGCGTTCTGCGGGGTGTCCCTGATGCTGGGCAAAGCGGCGAGGGCTTGAATGGTGGCCGCTGCCTGCGGCACGTTCGGAAAAAGGTTCAGCCCCGTCCATGCGAGAGCGCCGTCATCCTTGTAGCTCAGCGTGAAATCACTGAAGCTCTGGGTGAAAAGTTCCTCGGCCATGCGGGGGCCGGGTTTGTCGTTCATGTTCAGCGAGCAGGCAACCTGACCCAGACCCGGCATGCGTACGTCGGCTGTTTTATGGCTGACAGTGCCCGTGGTGCGGGATTCAAAGACCATATCCATGTTCAGGGGGGGCAGGGTCATGCCCAGCACCGTGTGAAGCAGACCGGAAGAAGCGGTAAGGCCGACGATGGTGCTTTTGGTGTGCGTGGGCGCGTTTGAGAACCATTCAAACTGGGTTTCCTTGACCTGCACGGAGCTTGTATCCACGGCAAAGGTCATGTCGGTGGCCTGAAATTTGCGCAGCAGGGGCGGATCATAATTAAGCATGGTTTCCATGAGCGGGATCAGCTGCTCCTGGGTTTGCTCTGCTTCAGGATTTTCACTGAGGGACACAAGCTGGCGCATCATGTCCTCTTCAGGCAGGGCTATTCCTTCCTGAAGCATGCGGCCGACGGCCATGGTCTGCGCCCCGCCTATACGGACTTCCATATTATCAATGGCAAGGCTTGCTATGGAGCGTCCCTTCCAGCCGGACATGCGCATTTCCTTGAAACTCACCCTGACGGAGCCGTTGGCGTCGATGATGTCCGCGCTGACAAAGTGGGCGCTGGTAGTGTCCGCCCCCATCTCGTAGGTGGCGGTGATCATGTCGATGGGCTCGTGCCCTTCAAGGGCCTGACCGATGACAAAGGGCGTGGCGCGGATGACGTCCATCTCCTCACGTTGCACCAGGACGCGGCTGTAGGGTGTGGTCATGGCGATATTGCGCACCACCACATTTTCAGCAATGTCCATAGGCTCATTACCTTTAAGGATCATGATCCGCAGGGGCGTGAGGGCCAGCAGCATGCGCAGGGGCAGCCGAAAAGAGATTTCAGAGGCAAGCCAGGTTTCCGGCCCGTTGGCCTGCTCGCCACGCAACGCCAGCCCACGGATGAAAATTTCGCGCGTAAAGGGCGAGAATTCCACCTGATCGACCGAAGCGGCATAGGGCTTGCCCTGGGGACTGCGGGACAGGTTGCTGAGCCCATTGAGAACCTGCTCCTGTATGGTGGAGCGCAGCCCGAACCCCAGAGCGGTCAGGCCGCCAGCGACCAGAATGGTCAGTATGATCAATGTCTTCAGCAGTTTTTTCATGAGGAGGGTTTTCCTTTATGTGATGGCTGGCGGACGGTTAAGCCGCGCCAGCCCTGGCGACTTTTTGCGGGTTTTTTGTCAGTCCACCCGTTGATGGCAACCCAGGCTTGTGGGGTTGCGCATGGCTGCCTGGGTGATGGCGTAGGCCGTCTGCGAACCGTGAAAAAGGTCCACCAGACGGCGGGAAATGCGTGTATGCTTGTAAAAGTCATGTATATGGCGCACAAGGTCGCGCATGTCTTCAAAAGCCCGGCGCAGGCGGGCTTCAGTGCGCGAAATGCCCACGTAGTTCCACATGGTGTTGCGGATATTGGCCCAGTCCTGCGCCACCAGGGCCGGGTCGTCGCGCCGCTCGTCGCCTTCATGCAGCCAGTCGGGGATGGAGGCGGCGAGACTTTTGGAAAGGCCGCTCTCGCTGTTCAGGCGGCGGGACAGGTCATTGCCGCAACTGACGCCCCACACAAGGGCCTCAAGCAGGGACGTGCTGGCAAGGCGGTTGGCCCCGTGCAGGCCCGTGCAGGCGCATTCGCCAATGGCGTAAAGGCCGCGCATGGACGTGCGTCCGCGTATATCCGTGAGGACGCCGCCGCAGAAATAGTGGGCGGCTGGCACCACGGGGATGGGTTCGCGGCGGATGTCGATGCCCGCTTCAAGGCATTTCTGGAACACGGTGGGAAAGCGCGTGGGCAAATCCTGCTGCACGCCGCTTACGTCCAGAAAGAGGCAGGGCGCGCCGTTGTGCAGCATTTCGTCCATCATGGCTTGCGACACCACGTCACGCGGGGCGAGATCCGCGCGTGGATCGTAGTCTTTCATGAAGGGCTGCCCTTTGTGATTGAGCAGGCGCGCGCCTTCGCCGCGCATGGCCTCGGTGATGAGGGAGCGGCGGGTGCTGCGCTCTTCATACAGGGCAGTGGGGTGAAACTGCATGAATTCCAGATTGGCCAGCGACACGCCGGCGCGAAAAGCCATGGACACGCCCGTGCCCACGCAACCGGCCGCGTTGGTGGAATGCAAAAAAACCTGCCCCACGCCGCCTGTGGCAAGCACTGTCCAGTCGGCCAGGATGGTTTCGGGCTCGCCGCTGTCCTCGTTGAGCACATAGGCTCCCAGGCAGCGGTTATCGACCTCGTAGCGCAGTTGCGATTTTTTGGCGTGGTGGTGACTTGTCAGAAGGTCGATGGCGGCGCGGCGGTGCAGCCGGGTGATGCGGGGATGCGCCATGACCTGGGCCGTCAGGCCGTCCATCATGGCGCGGCCGGAATAGTCGCGGCAGTGCAGGATGCGGGGGGCGGAGTGCCCGCCTTCGCGCGTGAGGTTGAAGCTGCCGTCGTCATTGCGGTCAAAGGGAACCTTGGAGCGCTCAATGAGCACGCTGTCGACGCATGCGGGACCCTGGCTGCACAAAAAGCGCACGGCTTTTTCATAGTTGTAATTATGGCCTGCGATCAGGATGTCTTGTTCCAGGGCCAGGGCATCGCCCTGAAGCCCGGCCTTTTGTTTGACAGGGCTGCTGGCGGTGTCGGCATCTGCGTCCGCAGGGGCATCGGCGCGGTAGATGATACCCCCTTGCGCCAGTTCGGAATTGCCGTCGGCCAGTTGGGCTCCGGCATTGATGAGAAGCACTTCATAACCGGCGTCGGCCAGGGTAAGGGCGGCGGTGCATCCGGCAATGCCCGAACCGATGATCAATACGGGCACATGACGGCGACTGGCATTCACTGGGCAAACCTCACAGGCCGCAAGCTTCAAGCATGCGGGTTAATGAAAGACGGGCGGGGGGGCAAAGTTGCGCCTCAATCTCCAGAGGGGTGGCTTTTTGTGAAACAATTTCAGTCAGTATATTCCAAAGCTTCTTTTCCGTCACCTTGGCCATGTTGCCGCAAATGGCGTGACCAAGGGGAATAATGCGGCACTGGCCCTCAAAACGGTCGGCCAGGCGGTGAACAAGGTTGTTCTCTGTGCCCACGATAAGGGTGGAGCCAGGCGCTTCGGCAGCCACGCGGGCCGCGTCCTTGATGAGAAAGGATGTGGAACCCGCGCCGTCGCAGACAGCGATGACCTCTTCGCGGCATTCGGGATGCGCAATGACGCGACAGCCGGGGTAAGCGGCGCGCATTTCGCGCACATCGTCAGGGTCAAAGCGGGCGTGGATGGCGCAGCAGCCCGGCCAGAGCAGGAGTTTTCTGTCCAGGGCCTGTGTTTCCGGCTCGACCAGCCCCTTGGAACCGATGCGCAGCACATGGCGGTCTTGCGGCGGTATGCCAAGGGCCGTGGCCGTATTGTTGCCCAGATGTCTGTCGGGCAGAAAGAGTACGCCGTCTCCCTGTTTCATGGCCCATTGCAGCATGACGCCCGCGTTGGCCGAAGTGCAGACCGCGCCGCCGTACTCGCCCACAACGGCCTTGAGGGCCAGGTCTGTGTTGACGTAGGCCAGGGGAATGATCTTGCGTCCGGCCGCGTGGAGTTGCTCCAGAACCTTGCGGGCCAGAGGGGCGGGCGTCATTTGCGACATGAGGCAGTCCGCGTCCAGGCTGGGCAGATAGACGGACTGCCCCGGCTTGGCCAGGAGCGCGGCGGATTCGCCCATAAAATAAACACCGCAAAAAACGATAAAATCCGCGTCAATCTGGGGCACACGCCGGGCCAGCTCCAGCGAATCGCCCGTGATGTCGCAGTGCTGCACCACGGCGTCATTCTGGTAGTGGTGGCCCATGATGCAGAGTTTGTCGCCCAATTGTCGCTTGATAGCCTGAATTTCGGCACTGATATTTTGCATGTTCTTTTTCCTGCGCTGAAAAGATGCGGCCCTGAGCGGCCTCAGGCCGGCAGCAGCGTCATGCTGAAGTCCGCCGCCACTGCGGAGTGGGTAAGCCGCCCCACGGAGATGAAGTCTGGCCTGCGGGGGGCTGTAAGAGCGAGCGCGCGGATATTTTCAAGGCGAACGCCGCCGCTCACCTCGGTTTCAATAGCCGCCGGGACCAGGGCCAGGGCCTCGCTCAGGAGCGGGCCTTCCATATTGTCCATCATAATGCGGTCGGCGCGCGCCGCTATGGCTTCGCGCACATGTTCAAGGGTGCGGCACTCAACCTCGATGGGCGGACAGGGAGTGTAGCGGGCGCGCAGGGTGGCCACTGCCGCCGTGATGGAGCCTGCGGCGTCAATATGGTTGTCCTTGAGCATGAGCATCTCCGCAAGGTTTTTGCGGTGATTGCAGGCTCCGCCCGCCTGGACGGCGTATTTTTCAGGCCAGCGCATGCCGGGAGTGGTCTTGCGGGTGTCGAGCAGGCGCACGCCCGTGCCTTCAAGCTCGCGCACGTAGCGGGCCGTAAGGTTGGCTATGCCAGAAAGATGGGTTATAAAGTTGAGGATGACGCGCTCGGCCTTGAGCATGGCCACGGCAGGGGCCGAGATGCGGGCCACCACGGTCATGGCTGGCACAGAGGCTGCCTCGGCGGCCAGCGCCTGCCATCTGAAGGGTGAGCCCAGACTGCGGAACACCGGGCCGATGACGGGTAGACCCACCACCAGGGTGTCCTGTTTGGCGCGTATGGCTGCGTTCAGATACGCGTCGGGGGCAAAAAGGCCCATGGCGGTCAGTTCGGGGCCGTCTTCTTCCAGGGCGAGGTCTATACATTGTTGGAGAAGCCGCTGTCCTTCAGGTGAAAAAAAAGCGGCCCAGGGCGTATACATTGCGCTTGTCCCCATTTCTTACGCATGCTAATTGAGAGGGCGCCCGATGTGGCCAGACGCCACGCGCGGCGTGTTGGCCCTCACACGGCGGAATGCGCCGATGTGCGGGTGTTTTGAAGTAGATAGAATGCCCAGTGCGTCGCGTCAAGCCGCGTGAACCTCGAGAGCATTTTCACATATGCGCCATTCCCTCTGTGAGGCGCATTTTCCGGCATTATTGCTCCTTCGGGACGTATTTTTTTTGGATGAAAGGCGCGCCATGGCAGACTACAAAGATACACAACACATCAGGGCCCAGGAGGGCATTGGACAGGGTGACGCCTGTGGAGTCCAGGCTGCGGCTTCGCAGCCAGACCTGCAGAAGGGCCTGCAGCCGGACACGCTCTCAAGCTCCGCGCCCGCAAGCTCCGCGCCCGCAAATCCCGAGCCCGGCGACAGTGGCAGCGCCGCAGCCGTGAATACGGATGCCGACCGCGCGAAAAGCCGTACTGAAAACCGCGCGAAAAACCTTGCCAACGCCGGGATCGCTGCCAGCGCCGACGTCGCTGCGACGGCCCCTGAGCACGCCTCAACGCAGGACGAATCCGCCGGAAACGCCTCTTTCAGCGATGACGCCTACGACTCCGATTATGCGGAGCAGGAGTTTATCCACCCGGCCGACATGGCCGATCATCTGGAAAATCTCAGCCTTGAAAAGCAGGTGAGCACGCTTGCCAGCATGTCCAAGGAAGATGCCGCCGACGCCCTGGCCGAACTTGACGGCAATGTGGCCGTTGACGTGCTGGAAAATCTGGACACAGACGTTGCCGCCCAGATTATTGCCGAAATGTCCCCGGACGACGCCGCCGACGTGCTGGACGAACTGGACGAGGACCACCGCGACGCCCTGCTGGAAAAGCTGACCCGCGAAGACTCCGACGAATTGCGCAGCCTGCTCAATTTTGACCCGGATTCCGCGGGCGGGGCCATGAATACCGAGCTCATCCTGCTGGAATGCAACCAGACCGTGGATGAGGCCATAGCCCATATCCGTTCTGAAATGGCCGAAAAAGAAAGCCCCTATTACGGCTATGTGGTGGATTCGCACGAGGTGCTCGTGGGCGTGCTGTCCCTGCGTGACCTCATGCTGGCCCGCCCCGGCACCATTGTGGGCGACGCGGCGGCCGGGCAGAGCGTCATCAGCGTCACATTTGACACGGACAGGCGCGAGGTGGCCAGCCTGCTTTCGCACTACAACTTCATGGCCATGCCCGTTGTGGATAATGACGGGCACATCATGGGCGTCATCACCTATGACGACATCATGGACATCATGCATGAAGAGGCCAGCGCCGACATGCTGGGCATGGTGGGCGCCGACCCGGAAGAAAGCGTGGACACGCCCTGGAAAGAGAGTGTGCGAAAACGCCTGCCCTGGCTGTTTGTGAACATGTTCAACTCGGCCCTCTCGGCTTCGGTGGTGTACATGTTTGAAGGCAGCATAGCCGAAATGGCGGTGCTGGCCGTGCTCATGCCCATGGTGGCCAATCAGGCGGGCAATACGGGGCAGCAGGCCCTGGCCGTCATGATCCGCCAGTTGGCCACAGACCGCTTTGACCAGAAAAAAGCCTGGATGGCCGTTGTGCGCGAAGGCAAAATCGGCATTGTGACCGGTATTGTCATGGCTTTTACAGCCTTTGTGGGCGCGTGGATGTTCACGGGCGTGGCCGCCATTGGCGCTGTCATGGGCGGCGCGCTTATGTGCGACATGCTGCTTGGCGCTGTTTCCGGCGGTTCCATACCGCTTATTTTTCGTGCCCTTGGGCGTGATCCGGCGCACGCGTCCAGTATTTTTCTCACCACAATTACGGACGGAGCGGGCTTTTTTATTTTTCTCGGGCTGGCGTCGCTTTTTCTCTTATAAAGCATTTTATCCTTGATAAAGGGGACATGCCCAAGGCTGCACAAGAGCGCAGCGCGCCGCGCCGCAACGGGGCGTGGGTTCAGCCGAAAATCGTGTTTTTGGGCTGAACGACGATTGAAATGTGCAGCATTTCAAGGGTACTCTGGTCAGGCTCTGCATACCCTGAACCTCCCGTTTCAGGCCGCCGACCCCAAGAGGGCAGGCTGGCATGGGCCGTCGGGAGCGCCCGGACAGGCATATGACACAGACGCAAAGCGAAATCTGCCGCATCCTGCTGGTGGATGACCACAAACTGCTGATGGAGGGCGTGCGGAGCCTGCTTGCGCCCTACGCCCATCTGCGGGTTGTGGGCATGGCGCTTACCGGGGGGGAGGCAGTGGCCCTGGCCGCCTCCATGTCGCCGCACCTGATGGTGCTGGATCTCGGCATGCCCGGCATGAACGGCGTTGAAACAGGGCGCGCCGTGCTTGAGGTACGCCCCGGCACGCGCATTCTTGTCTACACGGGGCATGAGGATCAGCGCTGGCTGCCGGAACTTATAGACATCGGCATCATGGGCCACGTGCGTAAGTCCGAACCGCCGGGGGTGCTGTTGCGCGCCATCGAAAGCGTGCGCCAGGGCAACATCTTTTTGAGTTTTTCCGATCCTGGGGGGCGACTGGCGGCTCTGCTGCGCGCGCGCCGACAGGCCGTCGACGAAACGGGCGGCGAAGGGGGCAGCGACCTGAACGCGCTTTCACCCCGCGAAAAAGAAATATTCCGCCTTCTGGCAGACGGCTGGAGCGTCAAGGCCATTGCCGGTGATCTGCACATCAGCCCGAAAACGGTTGAAACCCACAAGTACAACCTGCTCACCAAACTTCAGGCCGGGTCCGTGGGGGATCTGGTCAAGATCGCCATCCGCCACGGTCTGCTCAAGGTCTGATCGTCTCCATTGCCGCCGCTGAGCCGGGCCATGAACCAGCCATGAGTCGGGGCATGAGCCGGGGCATGAGCCGGGCCATGAACCAGCCATGAGCCGGGCCATGGGGCCGGGCCGCCCCCCCTCCATTTTGCCGTTTACGCGAGAGTTCCTGGGCCCTATGCGCCCGCGCCAGCAGGAGGATGGTTTTCGCCTGGGGAAAATCCTTAGAACTTTCTTTCACAAATCAGGATTCTCCCGATGGTGCGCGCCCGTCCCTCATCCTAGTCTTGCCCTAACCGAAAAAACAAATGCGTCGGTCAAGGGCGCAAGGGGGAGACAATGGCCTGTGTTTTTCGTGAATGCTTCAAAAGAGGCGCAAGGGACTATGCGGCAAAGCTCGTGCTGTTGCCCGTCATGCTTTTTCTGTTATTAGCCGCGCCCCTGGCGGCCCTGGCCCAGAACGGGGATCAGACCCGGCCCGTGGCGCAGAGTTCGGCTCCCACTTCCGGTTCCGTTGGCGCCGTGACTGCCGCTCCCGCCGCGACCGCCACTTTTGTGGATGGATCGGCCCTTCTGGTGGCGTCGTCCACAGTGCAGGATTCCGGCCAGGCTCTGGAGCAGACTCCTGCGCAACCGGTTGACATGACCCCCATCGATAATCACCCCTGGTGGTTCTGGCCCCTTGCCCTGCTGGGCTTCTGCTTTATTCTCGGCATCATCGCCGTCATGGCCGGCGTTGGCGGCGGCGTGCTCTTTGTGCCGCTGGTCAGCGGCTTCTTTCCCTTTCATCTCGACTTCGTGCGCGGAGCGGGCCTGCTGGTCGCCCTGGCGGGCGCACTGGCAGCCGGTCCCGGTCTGCTGCGCCGCAATTTCGCCAACCTGCGTCTTGCCCTGCCCGTGGCGCTGATTGCTTCAGCCTGCGCCATCGTTGGGGCCATGCTGGGTCTGGCTTTGCCCACCAATGTCATCCAGACATGCCTTGGCGGCACCATTCTGGCCATTGCCGTGCTTCTGCTGCTTTCCAAAAACTCCGTGCGCCCCGTGGTGAACAAGCAGGACGCCATTGGTCTGGCCCTGGGAATGGACGGCGTTTTTCTTGAACCCAGCACAGGCGAAGTGGTGGAATGGAAAACCCACCGCACGCTGGCGGGTCTTCTGCTCTTTATCGTCATCGGCATCATGGCGGGCATGTTCGGCCTTGGAGCCGGGTGGGCCAACGTGCCTGTGCTGAACCTGCTCATGGGCGCGCCGCTCAAGGTGAGCGTGGGCACATCCAAGTTCCTTCTTTCCATCACAGACACCTCCGCCGCCTGGGTGTATCTCAATCAGGGCTGCGTTATTCCCCTTATGGCGATTCCCTCCATCGTGGGCCTCATGCTGGGTTCCGTGGTCGGTGTGCGCCTGCTTGCCGTGGCCAAGCCAAAGTTCATCCGCTACATGGTGATTTTTGTGCTTCTTTTCTCCGGCGTCAAAGCCCTCATGAAGGGCTTGGGCTGGTAGTTCCACGCCCGGACTGGACTTTTTGGGAGGATAGTATGAATACTGTGGATGTAAAAAACAACATCAAGGCATCACCGGCGCAGCTGCGTTACGCCGATACGCTGTTTTACGGTTCGCTCATTGGCTTTGTGACCATGCTGATCACGTACGCCCTCTATGTGTTCGGCGTGCTTGAACCGCAGATTCCCCTTGATGAAATGCCGCGACTTTGGACGCACAGCGCCGCCGCCTACCGTGCTGCGGGGAACATTCCCCAGGGTTGGGGCTGGCTTGCGCTCGTGGGCAAGGGGGATATATGCAACTTCCTGGGCATTGCCTTTCTTGCGGCCCTGACGATTTTCTGCTTTTTGCAGCTTGCCTGGAGCCTGGCCCAGCGTAAGCAGTGGCTCATGATGTGCATTGCCATTGCGGAAGTGCTGGTTCTGAGCCTGGCTGCGTCCGGCGTGTTGGTGGCAGGGGCGCACTAGCCTGCCCGCCAAGGTCTGCGCGGCAAAAACGCACGGCTTAAGGAAACGCTGATTTATTCGGTTTTGGCGGACTTGCTTCACTTTTTTTGAAACAGTCGAGGACGGAAGCGTCCACTCCTGCTCCAAAAAAAGATCGCGCCTTGCCAAACGAAACAACTGCGCGTTTCAAAGAGGCTCTTTAATCAGTGCTTCCTTAAAGCCCCAGTGTGCCTTGCGGCGCAGACCTCGGAGGAAACCATGTTTGCCGTTATAAAAAACACGTTCGCACACCTGCTGGAAGTGCCCGATGCCGTGTCACCGGCACGGTATCGATCGCTCCGGCGGCTTATGACCATGCTGATGGTGGCGGTGTCTGTAACGCCGTTGCTGCTGCTCTCGGGCATAAGCCATGTGCAGTATACCAGAACCCTCGAGCGTGAGGTGGAAGGCCCCATCTACGCGCTGGCCCGCAAGTCGCAGGCGGCTCTGGAACTGTATCTTGGCGAGCGTGAATCCACCGTGAGCTTCATCGCCCATGCCTATACATTCAAGGATCTGGCGGATGAGCGCACCCTTAACCGGATTTTTCTGTCCCTCAGAAGCGAGTTCCAGGGCTTTGTGGACATGGGGCTGGTCAATTCCGACGGCATGCAGATTTCCTACATCGGGCCGTACAAGCTCAAGGGCGTGGACTATGCGGGCAAGCCCTGGCTGCGCGAAACGGAAATCAAGAGCCGGTATCTGAGCAATGTTTTTCTGGGCTATCGTGGCTATCCGCATATGGTCATAGCCGTTCACAGGATGGAAGAAAGCGGCATCTCATGGACCCTGCGCGTGGCTGTGGACACGCTGCGCCTGCAGCAGGTGCTTTCGGCCGTGGGGCCGGAGCAGGACACCGACGTTTTTCTGGTGGACAGGGAAGGCGTGTTGCAGACAGATTCCAACCTCTACGGCAAGGCCCTGGAACCCTGCCCCCTGCCCACGCCCCAGGCCACGGCAGAAACCGTGGTGCGCACCATTACCGAACCGTCAGGGCGCAAGCTCATGGTTGCCTCGTGCGGACTGGCGGGCACGGATTTTACGCTGCTGGCGGTCAAGCCCACGGCTGACGCCTTTCGCCCCTGGACGGCCCTGCGTACCGAACTGCTGATTGTTCTCTGCGGCGGCGTGGCGCTTATTGTGCTTGTGTCGCACCTGCTCATGAAGCAGCTCATCAACAGGCTTCAGGCCAGCGATGAACGCCGGGTGGCCGTTTTTGCCCAGATGGAGCACAACCAGAAGCTATCGTCCATAGGGCGGCTGGCTGCGGGAGTGGCCCATGAGGTCAACAATCCCCTGGCCGTCATTTATGAAAAGGCCGGTCTGGCGCGTGACCTGATCAATCTGGGGCAGATGGGCGGCGAGGACAAGGACAAGGACAGGCTCAATACCCTGCTTGAGGGCATTGAAAGCACGGTGGAGAGGGCGCGCGGCATTACCCACAGGCTGCTGGGCTTTGCCCGGCGCATGGAGGCCAACCGCCAGAGCCTGCATATTGAGGAAGTTATTGCCGAAACCCTGTCGTTTCTTGAGCGTGAGGCCAAGAACAGGGGCGTCAGCCTGCAGATGGAACTGGATGACAATCTGCCCGAAATTGTTTCCGACCGCGGCCAGTTGCAACAGATTTTTCTGAATATCGTGGGCAACGCGCTGGATGCCGTGACGGGCAGCCAGCTTCCCGGAGGCGCAAAGAACGGGCAGGAACGCTTTGTGAAAGTGCAGTGCGTTCCCTCAGGCGCAGACGCGCTTGCGGTTACTGTGTGCGATAATGGCAAGGGTATGCCCCCAGAGGTGTTGCGGCACATTTTCGAGCCGTTCTATTCCACCAAAAAAGACAAGGGCACCGGGCTTGGCATGTTTATCACCTACGGCATCGTGCGCCGTCTTGGCGGCGAAATCCGTGTGGAAAGTGAAGAAGGTCGCGGCAGCACCGTGTACGTGA harbors:
- a CDS encoding sulfite exporter TauE/SafE family protein → MACVFRECFKRGARDYAAKLVLLPVMLFLLLAAPLAALAQNGDQTRPVAQSSAPTSGSVGAVTAAPAATATFVDGSALLVASSTVQDSGQALEQTPAQPVDMTPIDNHPWWFWPLALLGFCFILGIIAVMAGVGGGVLFVPLVSGFFPFHLDFVRGAGLLVALAGALAAGPGLLRRNFANLRLALPVALIASACAIVGAMLGLALPTNVIQTCLGGTILAIAVLLLLSKNSVRPVVNKQDAIGLALGMDGVFLEPSTGEVVEWKTHRTLAGLLLFIVIGIMAGMFGLGAGWANVPVLNLLMGAPLKVSVGTSKFLLSITDTSAAWVYLNQGCVIPLMAIPSIVGLMLGSVVGVRLLAVAKPKFIRYMVIFVLLFSGVKALMKGLGW
- a CDS encoding DUF1634 domain-containing protein, with protein sequence MNTVDVKNNIKASPAQLRYADTLFYGSLIGFVTMLITYALYVFGVLEPQIPLDEMPRLWTHSAAAYRAAGNIPQGWGWLALVGKGDICNFLGIAFLAALTIFCFLQLAWSLAQRKQWLMMCIAIAEVLVLSLAASGVLVAGAH
- a CDS encoding sensor histidine kinase, with product MFAVIKNTFAHLLEVPDAVSPARYRSLRRLMTMLMVAVSVTPLLLLSGISHVQYTRTLEREVEGPIYALARKSQAALELYLGERESTVSFIAHAYTFKDLADERTLNRIFLSLRSEFQGFVDMGLVNSDGMQISYIGPYKLKGVDYAGKPWLRETEIKSRYLSNVFLGYRGYPHMVIAVHRMEESGISWTLRVAVDTLRLQQVLSAVGPEQDTDVFLVDREGVLQTDSNLYGKALEPCPLPTPQATAETVVRTITEPSGRKLMVASCGLAGTDFTLLAVKPTADAFRPWTALRTELLIVLCGGVALIVLVSHLLMKQLINRLQASDERRVAVFAQMEHNQKLSSIGRLAAGVAHEVNNPLAVIYEKAGLARDLINLGQMGGEDKDKDRLNTLLEGIESTVERARGITHRLLGFARRMEANRQSLHIEEVIAETLSFLEREAKNRGVSLQMELDDNLPEIVSDRGQLQQIFLNIVGNALDAVTGSQLPGGAKNGQERFVKVQCVPSGADALAVTVCDNGKGMPPEVLRHIFEPFYSTKKDKGTGLGMFITYGIVRRLGGEIRVESEEGRGSTVYVTLPLTPPDGSVEV